A single genomic interval of Drosophila virilis strain 15010-1051.87 chromosome 2, Dvir_AGI_RSII-ME, whole genome shotgun sequence harbors:
- the alrm gene encoding carboxypeptidase N subunit 2 → MWLLQPLLLALVVCTVLRSTIGSASGAASPTGGQLRRIWLQDHCTANICTGVEIGRNDYVILSQAPIAKQLMLTFINSSIAKIPHLMFDTFPDLQLLRMENCTLETFEKPQFEGASNLMSLFLGHNRLKDIPKNIFLGADNLATLHLENNLLKVLHNHSFHALKELKDLSLADNQLEQLPLGVFAGLRKLLDLNLAGNRLRALPRGIFDKNLNMTRLSLARNLLATFESELLKLQPRLTLLDISGNILHELTLNFSLLEQVLAHSCDLRRLTVYGVIKELDLHNNSLRELPHIPLASNVTSLDLSQNPLGNLQGNPLRRFTALLRLNLSATNTNELAEGLFKKQTHLQMLDISANTIYSLKITLFDSLKALQYFYFQQNNWNCDFLQLLMSSFVKKRDISFMEDLTAPELVDDYVDGIACWYESDKISKKCDGANSEAALELSIVRNEIKAFTELVEKKFVRVYRMLEEMKLKL, encoded by the coding sequence ATGTGGCTGCtacagccgctgctgctggcgcttgTCGTGTGCACTGTGCTGCGCTCCACGATTGGTTCGGCCAGTGGAGCGGCTTCACCCACCGGTGGTCAGCTACGTCGCATTTGGCTGCAGGATCATTGCACGGCGAACATTTGCACGGGCGTCGAGATTGGCCGCAATGATTATGTCATTCTCTCGCAAGCACCCATTGCCAAGCAACTGATGCTGACGTTCATCAATTCGAGCATTGCCAAAATACCGCATCTAATGTTTGACACGTTTCCCgacctgcagctgctgcgcatgGAGAACTGCACGCTGGAGACGTTCGAGAAGCCGCAATTCGAGGGCGCCAGCAATTTGATGAGCTTGTTTTTGGGTCATAATCGCCTAAAAGATATACCCAAGAATATTTTTCTTGGTGCCGACaatctggcaacactgcaCTTGGAGAATAATCTGCTTAAGGTGCTGCATAATCACAGTTTTCATGCGCTGAAGGAGCTCAAGGACCTGTCGCTTGCTGACAATCAGCTGGAACAGCTGCCACTGGGCGTTTTTGCCGGGTTGCGTAAATTGTTGGATTTGAATTTGGCGGGCAATCGGCTGAGAGCGCTGCCCCGCGGCATTTTCGATAAGAATTTAAATATGACTCGCTTAAGTTTGGCGCGTAATCTTCTTGCGACCTTTGAATCGGAGCTACTAAAGCTCCAGCCGCGCCTCACACTGCTAGACATCTCCGGCAATATACTCCACGAGCTCACGTTGAATTTCTCGCTGCTGGAACAGGTGTTGGCCCACAGCTGCGACCTGCGCCGACTAACTGTGTATGGTGTTATAAAGGAGCTGGACTTGCACAATAATTCATTGCGCGAGCTGCCGCACATACCGCTGGCGAGCAATGTAACCAGCTTGGACTTATCGCAGAATCCCTTGGGCAACTTGCAGGGGAATCCTTTGCGGCGTTTTACAGCACTGCTGCGCCTCAACTTGTCGGCTACCAACACAAACGAGCTGGCAGAGGGCCTCTTCAAGAAGCAAACGCATTTGCAAATGTTGGACATTTCGGCGAATACCATCTACTCCCTGAAGATCACGCTCTTCGACAGTTTGAAGGCGCTGCAATATTTCTACTTTCAGCAGAACAATTGGAACTGCGATTTTCTGCAGTTGCTCATGAGTTCGTTTGTGAAGAAACGCGATATTTCGTTTATGGAGGATCTGACGGCACCCGAACTGGTGGATGATTATGTCGATGGCATCGCTTGCTGGTATGAGAGCGACAAAATATCCAAGAAGTGCGACGGCGCAAACTCGGAGGCCGCTCTGGAGCTATCTATAGTCCGGAATGAGATCAAAGCCTTTACCGAGCTAGTGGAGAAGAAATTTGTCAGGGTCTATCGCATGTTGGAGGAAATGAAACTCAAGCTGTAA
- the LOC6629821 gene encoding collagen alpha-1(XVII) chain, whose amino-acid sequence MTVRVKILVLLLGIGLSQARLLRVQGLGRSAGSENNSDENAPQLLLYAPGEQLKQESRNEPSFNEPQIVESESDKDSRKVPDYLYSNSIPMLSEPNINYRLPQLTAYPLAYGQQIMTNTNRSPNNNNNIGLDSIPYVVVPRVQLGFNVQGQTGLNWPGFNLLPAKQPGEPPEQKEETQTAYIPIPVPGPPGPPGPPGPPGPRGLTGPMGPRGRDGPRGPPGNAGITAQTPQSIWYAQSNSNINGNKPQYEHFSSGYQN is encoded by the exons ATGACAGTCAGGGTTAAGATACTTG TGTTACTCCTTGGAATCGGCCTGTCTCAGGCGCGTTTACTTCGGGTACAGGGTTTGGGTCGCAGCGCGGGTTCGGAGAACAATTCAGATGAAAATGCACCACAACTGTTGCTCTACGCTCCCGGGGAACAGCTGAAGCAGGAAAGCCGAAATGAGCCCAGTTTCAATGAGCCGCAGATAGTGGAATCAGAGTCTGATAAGGACAGCCGTAAGGTGCCTGACTATCTGTATTCCAATTCGATACCCATGCTCAGCGAACCCAACATCAATTACCGTCTGCCCCAGTTGACTGCCTATCCCCTGGCCTATGGACAACAAATTATGACCAATACAAACAGAAGtcccaataacaacaataatatagGCTTAGATAGCATACCATATGTGGTGGTGCCCCGTGTCCAACTGGGCTTTAATGTGCAGGGCCAAACAGGTCTTAACTGGCCCGGCTTTAATCTCTTGCCTGCCAAGCAGCCAGGCGAACCACCCGAACAGAAGGAAGAAACACAAACTGCCTATATTCCGATACCAGTGCCAGGTCCACCAGGTCCACCGGGTCCACCGGGGCCTCCAGGACCGCGCGGACTAACCGGACCAATGGGGCCACGAGGTAGGGATGGTCCACGCGGACCACCCGGAAACGCAGGTATTACAGCACAGACGCCACAGAGCATTTGGTATGCCCAAagcaatagcaatatcaatgGGAATAAGCCGCAATATGAACATTTCTCGAGTGGTTATCAAAACTAA